The following proteins are encoded in a genomic region of Opitutus sp.:
- a CDS encoding creatininase family protein: protein MHPLWLANQDPASSWAHQTWSDLAARHDKALTVVVLPVHGFADHALGLPLDVEEAVGSAVLGAALTAGALQPYALVLPPFCLGAAPYGHCHFGVDCETALDALAEIAASVKAAGFSRLLFFNTSPWNAELVATAAIDARTALDLRTYVIASANLGLGFHPAEAQRVQTQAVAARLLGRTPVLSAASADVRDTDFRPGFFGQPAPVAPDFSLDATAVFSAAARKLAGLLGEIVLHETSAADGTGAVNTPTLPPVATAIAFPQPGESSAALPRALTALTAAELAALPDKARALVILPTGAIEQHGHHLPLGTDAMLGRLWLTHALPRLAADAPVFVAPPIVFGKSNEHLRFAGTVSISARTLRRQLLAQVAHLQALGFRQFAVLNTHGGNTPVVVTTLREIQAMAGVRAGMLSGYYQPVQEPQEAAFGFHAGEWETSLMLAGAPEWVRMDRAVCEYPAQLDAPGGLRPEGGAAVFAWKTADISKSGVMGDATRATAEKGARWLDEAAAALARKLTALLAG, encoded by the coding sequence ATGCACCCCCTTTGGCTCGCCAATCAAGACCCCGCGTCCTCCTGGGCCCATCAAACGTGGAGCGATCTCGCCGCGCGCCACGATAAGGCCCTGACGGTCGTCGTGTTGCCCGTCCATGGGTTCGCCGATCACGCGCTGGGGCTGCCGCTCGACGTCGAGGAGGCGGTAGGTTCGGCGGTGCTGGGCGCCGCTCTCACAGCGGGCGCATTGCAACCGTACGCCCTCGTGCTGCCCCCGTTTTGCCTAGGCGCGGCGCCCTACGGGCATTGCCACTTCGGCGTGGATTGTGAAACCGCCCTCGATGCCTTGGCCGAGATCGCCGCCAGCGTGAAGGCCGCGGGCTTTTCCCGCCTGCTTTTTTTTAACACCAGCCCGTGGAACGCCGAGCTCGTCGCCACTGCCGCCATCGATGCCCGCACCGCCCTCGATCTGCGCACTTACGTGATCGCTTCGGCCAACCTCGGCCTCGGCTTCCATCCGGCTGAAGCCCAACGGGTTCAGACCCAGGCCGTCGCCGCCCGTTTGTTGGGCCGCACGCCCGTGCTGAGCGCGGCCAGCGCCGACGTGCGCGACACGGACTTCCGCCCCGGTTTTTTTGGCCAACCTGCACCGGTTGCCCCGGATTTTTCGTTGGACGCAACGGCCGTGTTCAGCGCGGCGGCACGCAAACTGGCCGGTTTACTGGGAGAAATTGTCCTCCACGAGACCTCGGCCGCAGACGGCACGGGGGCGGTTAACACCCCCACGCTTCCGCCGGTGGCCACGGCCATCGCGTTTCCTCAACCCGGCGAATCCTCCGCCGCTCTCCCGCGCGCCCTGACTGCGCTCACCGCCGCCGAACTCGCGGCGCTGCCGGACAAGGCGCGTGCGCTGGTCATCCTGCCCACCGGTGCCATCGAACAGCACGGCCACCACCTGCCGCTCGGCACCGACGCGATGCTCGGGCGGCTTTGGCTGACCCACGCGTTGCCCCGACTGGCCGCGGATGCGCCCGTGTTTGTGGCCCCGCCGATCGTGTTTGGGAAAAGCAACGAACACCTCAGGTTTGCCGGCACGGTATCGATCTCGGCGCGCACCTTGCGTCGGCAGTTGCTCGCCCAGGTCGCCCACCTGCAGGCGCTCGGTTTCCGGCAGTTCGCGGTGTTAAACACCCATGGTGGCAACACCCCGGTTGTCGTGACCACGCTGCGGGAGATTCAGGCCATGGCTGGCGTGCGCGCCGGCATGTTGAGTGGGTATTATCAACCCGTGCAGGAGCCGCAGGAGGCGGCGTTTGGGTTTCATGCCGGCGAGTGGGAAACCTCGCTCATGCTGGCCGGCGCGCCCGAGTGGGTGCGTATGGACCGCGCAGTCTGCGAATACCCGGCTCAACTCGATGCGCCCGGCGGCCTGCGACCTGAAGGCGGGGCGGCGGTGTTTGCGTGGAAAACCGCGGATATTTCCAAAAGCGGCGTGATGGGTGACGCCACCCGCGCGACGGCCGAAAAAGGCGCCCGTTGGCTCGACGAAGCCGCGGCGGCTCTCGCCCGCAAACTCACGGCGCTACTCGCCGGGTAG
- a CDS encoding TIGR00730 family Rossman fold protein: MTKLLCVYCSSSARLDPKYYEVGERLGREMVAEGWGLIYGGGNVGLMGAVARSVKEAGGVVVGVIPDFMQLRELAYAESTELVIVPTMRERKRIMAERAHAFLTLPGGIGTLEEMTEIMSERYLNLTQKPLVLLNQDGFYDDLLRFFERMVEEKFKSHGLAELLAVAPTVAEVWPLLNQPKDYQTDPIWK, translated from the coding sequence ATGACCAAGCTCCTGTGTGTTTACTGTTCGTCCAGCGCCCGGCTCGACCCGAAGTATTACGAGGTCGGTGAACGTTTGGGGCGCGAAATGGTGGCGGAGGGCTGGGGCTTGATTTACGGGGGCGGCAACGTCGGGCTCATGGGCGCGGTGGCCCGCAGCGTGAAGGAGGCTGGCGGAGTCGTGGTGGGCGTGATCCCTGACTTCATGCAGTTGCGCGAACTCGCCTACGCCGAATCGACCGAACTGGTGATCGTGCCCACCATGCGGGAGCGCAAACGCATCATGGCGGAACGCGCCCATGCGTTCCTCACCCTGCCTGGCGGTATCGGCACACTCGAAGAAATGACCGAGATCATGAGCGAGCGTTACCTCAACCTCACGCAGAAGCCGTTGGTGTTGCTCAATCAGGATGGGTTTTACGATGACTTGCTGCGCTTCTTCGAGCGCATGGTGGAGGAGAAATTCAAGTCACACGGCTTGGCCGAACTGCTCGCCGTCGCCCCGACCGTCGCCGAGGTGTGGCCGCTGTTGAACCAGCCCAAGGACTACCAGACCGACCCGATCTGGAAATAA
- the gluQRS gene encoding tRNA glutamyl-Q(34) synthetase GluQRS, giving the protein MVNSRSSYLGRLAPSPTGLLHLGHARTFWVAHQRAQAAGGRLLLRNDDLDAVRIRRDFVAAMLEDLRWLGLTWEEPMITQSERLPHYRAALVKLHAAGLIFPCAHSRRELAEASVSAPHEGANLDEPLYPPAFRPAVGEPLPPLDAAGWGTNWRFRVPDGEVLSFTDGHFGAQEAVAGRDFGDFLVWRKDGVPSYQLACAVDDAELAITEVVRGADLIKSTFRQLLLIRALGHEVPAYHHCPLVLDERGERLAKRHDALALRTLRAQGVAPAKLLA; this is encoded by the coding sequence GTGGTGAACTCCCGCTCCAGTTACCTTGGCCGTTTGGCACCTTCGCCAACTGGTCTCCTACACCTCGGCCATGCGCGCACCTTTTGGGTCGCCCACCAACGCGCCCAGGCCGCCGGGGGCCGTCTCCTCCTGCGCAACGACGACCTCGACGCCGTACGCATCCGCCGTGATTTCGTCGCCGCGATGCTCGAAGATCTGCGCTGGCTCGGCCTCACTTGGGAGGAGCCGATGATCACCCAAAGCGAGCGCCTGCCGCATTACCGCGCCGCCCTCGTTAAACTGCATGCAGCGGGGCTCATTTTCCCCTGCGCCCATTCGCGCCGCGAACTCGCCGAGGCGTCCGTCTCCGCGCCCCACGAAGGCGCGAACCTCGACGAGCCGCTGTATCCGCCCGCGTTTCGTCCGGCCGTGGGCGAGCCATTGCCACCCCTTGACGCCGCAGGGTGGGGCACCAATTGGCGTTTTCGTGTCCCCGACGGCGAAGTTTTATCGTTCACCGACGGGCATTTCGGCGCGCAGGAGGCGGTGGCAGGGCGGGATTTTGGCGACTTCTTGGTGTGGCGCAAAGACGGCGTTCCCAGTTACCAACTGGCCTGCGCGGTGGACGACGCGGAACTGGCCATCACCGAGGTGGTGCGCGGCGCCGACCTGATAAAATCCACCTTCCGCCAACTGCTGCTGATTCGCGCGTTGGGTCATGAGGTGCCAGCGTATCATCATTGTCCGCTGGTGTTGGACGAGCGCGGTGAGCGCCTAGCGAAGCGCCACGACGCGCTGGCCTTGCGAACGCTGCGCGCCCAAGGCGTCGCGCCCGCTAAGCTGCTCGCATGA
- the ltrA gene encoding group II intron reverse transcriptase/maturase — MSSVTETTDESSRYLNGEACKDRKRQSRKDVGPKSLISDQHVGGVSGGGGVGKVVRLSGETCGGGASCDASTTGTSAAKPRKAGRAVAGVGDLHSSDDLADIKTAGERREGTCSHASQSGKGPDDGWGDELWIKTSPKVRKLQRVLYRKAKAEPHWRFYSLYGELYRQDILSDALDQVIANDGVPGVDGFEVETLVKNEAYRAAWLLALAEEMRTKTYRPSPVLRVYIWKDQARTKRRALGIPTVKDRVVQSAAAIVLQPIWEADFHDHSYAYRPKRRTHQAMDKVKEALLSGKVEVVDADLSSYFDMIPHRELLQLVAKRVSDGSVLRLIKTWLRAPIVEEDRDTGCRKVSANRCGTPQGGVISPLLANLYLNDLDHAVNEKCEQKPTMVRYADDLLILCKPGQGAGLQTRLKRWLEARKLKLNEEKTRLVDTRKEGFEFLGFSVAWRQGMKSKRRYPHVEPSAKSLAKLRDKVRMELDVRTRNQPAVAVVRKVNQITRGWATAFHYGNSTHVFSNQQAFVRNRLRRWLWRKYSRTHGLFEFFTDDRLHGQYKLWHWPLAAAWKQ, encoded by the coding sequence ATGAGCTCCGTTACCGAAACAACCGACGAGTCCAGCCGCTACCTGAACGGTGAAGCCTGCAAGGATCGGAAAAGGCAGTCTCGCAAAGACGTAGGACCTAAATCGTTGATTTCCGATCAACACGTCGGCGGAGTCAGCGGGGGCGGCGGGGTGGGAAAGGTCGTTAGGTTAAGTGGTGAGACCTGCGGCGGTGGGGCGTCTTGCGATGCCTCAACCACCGGCACAAGCGCGGCAAAACCTCGTAAGGCCGGACGGGCCGTGGCAGGAGTCGGAGACCTCCATAGTAGTGATGATCTAGCGGACATTAAAACCGCCGGGGAGCGAAGGGAGGGCACTTGTTCCCACGCATCACAGAGCGGCAAAGGACCCGACGATGGCTGGGGTGATGAACTCTGGATAAAAACGTCACCGAAGGTTCGGAAGCTGCAACGTGTGCTATATCGGAAAGCAAAAGCGGAGCCGCATTGGCGGTTCTATAGTTTGTATGGAGAGCTGTATCGGCAGGACATTCTGTCGGATGCGCTCGATCAGGTGATCGCCAATGACGGCGTGCCGGGAGTGGACGGGTTCGAGGTGGAAACGCTCGTAAAGAACGAAGCCTATCGGGCGGCATGGCTGCTTGCGCTGGCGGAGGAAATGCGAACGAAAACCTACCGACCCAGTCCGGTCCTGCGCGTCTATATATGGAAGGATCAGGCCAGGACCAAACGTCGTGCGCTGGGCATCCCCACGGTAAAAGACCGTGTGGTGCAAAGTGCGGCGGCGATCGTGTTGCAACCCATCTGGGAGGCGGACTTCCATGACCACTCCTACGCCTACCGGCCGAAACGCCGGACCCATCAGGCGATGGACAAAGTTAAAGAGGCCCTGCTGAGCGGAAAGGTGGAGGTGGTGGACGCGGATTTATCGAGCTACTTCGATATGATCCCGCACCGCGAACTCCTGCAATTGGTGGCCAAACGGGTGAGCGATGGGAGCGTGTTGCGTTTAATAAAAACGTGGCTGCGCGCACCCATCGTGGAAGAGGACCGGGACACGGGGTGCCGCAAGGTGAGCGCGAACCGGTGTGGCACGCCACAAGGCGGAGTTATATCGCCTCTGCTGGCGAACCTCTACCTCAACGACCTCGATCATGCGGTGAATGAGAAGTGCGAACAAAAGCCGACGATGGTGCGTTACGCCGACGACCTCCTGATCCTGTGCAAACCGGGTCAAGGGGCGGGGCTGCAAACGCGACTGAAACGGTGGCTGGAGGCACGTAAGTTAAAGCTCAACGAAGAGAAAACCCGACTGGTGGATACACGAAAGGAAGGCTTTGAGTTCCTCGGTTTTTCCGTCGCATGGCGGCAAGGCATGAAGAGCAAACGAAGGTATCCGCACGTGGAACCCAGTGCGAAAAGTCTGGCCAAGTTACGCGACAAAGTGCGGATGGAGCTAGATGTGCGAACGCGCAACCAACCGGCGGTGGCGGTGGTCCGCAAGGTCAACCAAATCACTCGCGGTTGGGCGACGGCGTTTCATTACGGCAACAGCACGCACGTGTTTAGTAACCAGCAGGCTTTTGTGCGCAACCGGTTGCGGCGGTGGCTGTGGCGAAAGTATAGCCGCACCCACGGACTCTTCGAGTTCTTCACCGACGACCGTTTGCATGGTCAATACAAACTATGGCACTGGCCGCTTGCGGCGGCTTGGAAGCAATGA
- a CDS encoding Hsp20/alpha crystallin family protein, translating into MRTITRWDPVRELNEFQNRLAPFFGRSVLPAIQDESSELMTSSEWAPLVDIAEDDKAYLIKAELPEVEKNDIKVTLERSVLTISGERKAEKEEKGKRFHRIERSYGSFVRSFTLPDDADGEHVSADFKNGILHVRVLKTEQSKPKQIDVKAA; encoded by the coding sequence ATGAGAACGATTACCCGTTGGGATCCCGTGAGGGAATTGAATGAGTTCCAGAATCGACTAGCGCCTTTTTTTGGCCGGTCGGTCCTGCCTGCGATACAAGATGAGTCGTCCGAATTGATGACCAGTAGCGAATGGGCCCCGTTGGTCGACATCGCCGAGGATGACAAAGCCTACCTCATCAAGGCGGAACTGCCCGAGGTGGAGAAAAATGATATCAAGGTTACGCTGGAGCGCAGTGTTCTGACGATCTCCGGCGAGCGTAAGGCCGAAAAAGAAGAGAAGGGAAAACGGTTCCACCGGATTGAACGCTCCTACGGGTCGTTCGTTCGCAGTTTCACCCTACCCGATGATGCCGATGGCGAGCACGTTTCGGCGGACTTCAAGAATGGTATCCTTCACGTGCGAGTGCTGAAGACCGAACAGTCCAAGCCCAAACAGATCGACGTCAAAGCCGCCTGA